A genomic window from Lotus japonicus ecotype B-129 chromosome 1, LjGifu_v1.2 includes:
- the LOC130729617 gene encoding uncharacterized protein LOC130729617, with protein sequence MGGVTSSMAAKFAFFPPNPPSYKLITDELTELLLITPFPHRENVEILKLPTRRGTEIVAVYVRHPMATSTLLYSHGNAADLGQMYELFIELSIHLRVNLMGYDYSGYGQSSGKPSEQNTYSDIEAVYKCLEESYGAKQEDVILYGQSVGSGPTLDLAARLPQLRAVVLHSPILSGLRVMYPVKRTYWFDIYKNIDKIPLVNCPVLVIHGTSDEVVDCSHGKQLWELCKEKYEPLWLKGGNHCDLELFPEYIRHLKKFIATVEKSPSQRFSFRRSTDQYEQPRKSTDVFEVSRKSTDRREKPRKSTEKLKSLSNSNGSDMLEKLRMSFDHKERSRRSVDCHEKSRKSVDHQLEKGRKSVDRLDRIRSG encoded by the exons ATGGGTGGAGTAACTTCATCCATGGCTGCCAAATTCGCCTTCTTCCCACCAAACCCACCATCCTACAAGCTCATCACTGATGAACTCACTGAGCTTCTTCTCATCACTCCTTTCCCTCACCGTGAGAACGTGGAAATTCTCAAGCTTCCGACACGCCGTGGCACCGAGATTGTGGCGGTTTATGTTCGCCACCCCATGGCTACTTCCACTCTGCTCTACTCTCATGGCAACGCCGCCGATCTGGGCCAGATGTATGAGCTCTTCATCGAGCTCAGCATCCACTTGCGTGTTAATCTCATGGG GTATGACTATTCTGGATATGGGCAATCATCAGGAAAG CCAAGTGAGCAGAATACATATTCAGATATTGAGGCAGTATACAAGTGTCTAGAAGAAAGTTATGGTGCAAAGCAGGAAGATGTAATCCTTTATGGACAATCTGTTGGAAGTGGCCCAACTTTGGATCTTGCAGCTAGGTTGCCTCAATTAAGAGCTGTTGTTCTGCACAGTCCCATACTTTCTGGCTTAAGGGTCATGTATCCCGTAAAGCGTACATACTGGTTTGACATATATAAG AATATTGACAAAATTCCCCTAGTTAATTGTCCTGTTCTCGTAATTCAT GGTACTTCAGATGAAGTTGTAGATTGTTCCCATGGTAAGCAACTCTGGGAACTGTGTAAAGAGAAGTATGAACCCTTGTGGCTCAAAGGAGGCAACCACTGTGATTTGGAGCTCTTTCCGGAGTACATCAGGCATCTGAAGAAGTTCATAGCAACTGTCGAGAAGTCTCCATCACAACGGTTCAGTTTCCGAAGGAGCACGGACCAATACGAGCAGCCTCGGAAGAGCACAGATGTTTTTGAAGTGAGTAGAAAGAGCACGGATCGTAGAGAAAAGCCAAGGAAGAGCACAGAAAAGCTGAAGAGCTTGTCCAATAGTAATGGTAGTGACATGTTAGAGAAATTGAGAATGTCCTTTGATCATAAGGAAAGGTCTCGGAGAAGCGTGGATTGCCATGAAAAGTCTCGAAAGAGCGTTGACCATCAGTTAGAAAAAGGAAGGAAGAGCGTTGACCGGCTGGACAGAATAAGGAGTGGATGA